Genomic window (Chromatiales bacterium):
GATCTCGTGCGTGGTTCCCGGCAGGCTGCGGATGGGGCCCTGCAGGAAGGTCTCGAGCTCCGGCCCGACCCACAGCAGGATGTCTGCCGCGTGCAGCGCCCGCATGTCGGAGGGCTTCAGGCTGTAGGCATGGGGCGAGCTGCCGTCGGCCAGCAGGCGGTGGGGCGTACTCACGCCCTCGGTGACCGCGGCGGCCAGGCTGTGCAGGGGCTTGATGGTGGCGGCCACGCGCGGGGCCCCGGCGCGGGCGGGCAGCGCGAGCGCCAGGGCCAGCAGCCCGAGGACGGTGAGCAGCGCGAAGCGGACGAGGGCGGTGCGTGGCATGGTCGGGCCTGTGCGGGGAACGAAAACGTTATAATATAACATTTCGTTTTCCTGCAGGGAGCGCGCCCATGTCCGGTCTGCGCATCAAGTACCTCAAGCCCGCCCTGGTGGCGGCGCACCTGGCCCGTGCCGAGTCCGTCTGCGCGGCCAGCGGCGCACGCCTCACCCCCTTGCGCCGCCGGGTGCTGGAGCTGGTGATCCGTTCCGGTCGCCCGGTGGGCGCCTACGAACTGCTGGACCAGTTGCGCGCGGCCGGCCACCGGGGCGCGCCGCCTACCGTCTACCGGGCGCTGGAGTTCCTGCAGCAGCAGGGCCTGGTGCACCGCATCGCCATGGCCAATGCCTATGTCGCCTGCAGCCACCCGGGTGACGAGCACCCTGCCCTGATCTTCGTCTGCACCGAGTGCGGCAACGCCCTGGAGCTGGAGGAGACCCAGCTGAAGGCCAGTGTGGCGGCGCGCGCCGCGGCGGTGGGCTTTCGTGTGCCGGGTCAGCCCATCGAGGTGGCCGGTACCTGTCCGCTGTGCCAGGAGGCCCATTGATGAGCGCCGTCCCCGCAGTCGGGCCGCTGGCCGAGGTGAGCGGACTCGAGGTGTCGCTCGGTGGTCGCGTGATCCTGCATGACGTGTCCC
Coding sequences:
- a CDS encoding transcriptional repressor, with translation MSGLRIKYLKPALVAAHLARAESVCAASGARLTPLRRRVLELVIRSGRPVGAYELLDQLRAAGHRGAPPTVYRALEFLQQQGLVHRIAMANAYVACSHPGDEHPALIFVCTECGNALELEETQLKASVAARAAAVGFRVPGQPIEVAGTCPLCQEAH